A single Candidatus Omnitrophota bacterium DNA region contains:
- a CDS encoding V-type ATP synthase subunit A, with translation MAGQRRGKIVKVNGNMVTAQTDAFIVQNEVAYVLHGKERLKSEVIRVRGNNAEMQVYESTSGIRVGEEADFTGELLSVELGPGLLGTIFDGLQNPLDLLAKAHGFFLKRGEYIDALSDKAMWEFTPVKKEGDIIKAGSWLGHVPEHIFKHYVMAPFGLAGPLEIVKIAKAGRYNIKDIIAQLKSSDGKKHDVTMLQIWPVKIPISAYSEKLKPSVPLVTKMRIIDSLFPVSRGGTYCIPGPFGAGKTVLQQLTSRHAETDIVVIAACGERAGEVVETLKTFPDIKDPNTGRPLSDRTVIICNTSSMPVAAREASVYTAVTIAEYYRQMGLNVLLLADSTSRWAQAMREMSGRLEEIPGEEAFPAYLESRIASFYERAGEVKLNDGGTGSVTIGGTVSPAGGNFEEPVTQATLKVVGTFHGLSRKRSDERRYPAIDPLASWSKYKSFIDEKDMTAGHNILRKSNDVAQMMKVIGEEGVSLSDYIDYLKGEFLDFVYLQQNAFDEVDEATSKDRQKY, from the coding sequence ATGGCAGGACAAAGAAGAGGTAAGATAGTAAAAGTTAACGGCAACATGGTAACAGCCCAGACAGATGCGTTCATCGTGCAGAACGAAGTCGCATATGTTCTGCATGGAAAAGAGCGCCTTAAATCGGAAGTCATCCGCGTGAGGGGCAATAATGCCGAGATGCAGGTATATGAAAGCACAAGCGGCATACGCGTAGGCGAAGAAGCGGATTTTACGGGCGAACTTCTTTCCGTGGAACTCGGCCCGGGGCTCCTGGGCACGATCTTTGACGGGCTGCAGAACCCGCTGGATCTTCTTGCCAAAGCCCACGGATTTTTCCTGAAACGCGGCGAATATATTGACGCGCTTTCGGATAAAGCTATGTGGGAATTTACGCCCGTAAAAAAAGAAGGCGACATAATCAAAGCCGGCAGCTGGCTGGGGCATGTCCCTGAGCACATATTCAAACACTATGTAATGGCGCCTTTTGGTCTTGCGGGGCCTTTGGAGATTGTAAAGATTGCCAAAGCGGGCCGTTATAATATAAAGGATATAATAGCACAGTTAAAGAGTTCCGACGGCAAGAAGCACGATGTTACGATGTTGCAGATATGGCCGGTCAAGATACCCATAAGCGCGTATAGCGAAAAGCTGAAACCCTCCGTACCTCTTGTTACCAAGATGCGGATCATAGATTCGCTATTTCCTGTTTCGAGAGGCGGCACATATTGTATACCGGGGCCTTTCGGCGCCGGCAAGACAGTGCTGCAACAGCTGACAAGCCGCCACGCAGAGACGGATATAGTGGTCATAGCCGCATGCGGCGAAAGAGCGGGCGAAGTCGTTGAGACGCTTAAGACATTTCCTGATATAAAAGATCCCAATACCGGCAGGCCGCTGAGCGACCGCACAGTCATAATATGTAATACAAGTTCCATGCCGGTTGCGGCAAGAGAAGCCAGTGTCTACACAGCCGTAACAATAGCCGAATATTACCGCCAGATGGGCCTGAATGTTCTTTTATTGGCCGATTCCACCTCGCGATGGGCCCAGGCGATGAGAGAGATGTCGGGCCGTCTTGAGGAGATACCGGGCGAGGAGGCATTTCCGGCGTACCTCGAATCCAGGATAGCATCTTTTTATGAAAGAGCCGGCGAGGTAAAGCTGAATGACGGTGGGACCGGCTCAGTTACAATAGGAGGTACTGTAAGTCCCGCCGGCGGGAACTTCGAAGAACCTGTTACCCAGGCGACGCTTAAAGTGGTGGGGACTTTTCACGGGTTATCAAGGAAAAGATCCGACGAAAGACGGTATCCGGCCATAGATCCTCTGGCGAGCTGGTCGAAATATAAGAGCTTCATAGACGAAAAAGACATGACGGCCGGCCATAACATTCTGCGAAAGAGTAACGATGTAGCGCAGATGATGAAAGTCATAGGCGAGGAAGGGGTCTCGCTATCGGATTATATCGATTATCTCAAAGGTGAATTTTTAGATTTTGTCTATCTTCAGCAAAATGCGTTTGATGAAGTGGACGAAGCCACCTCGAAGGATCGACAGAAATATAT